The genomic interval AGCCAGTAGTTGTCCGGTGCTTGACCAGATTTTACCGATGTGGGTGCCGGTTTCGTTGGGTGCTTTGTAGTAGCGAATGGCGCTAATCTGACCGGATGTGTTGCTTCTGAACTCCATCCCTAGCTCGTAGTCTCCGTTACTTCCCACGCCATCCGTTAGATTGATTTGGCTTGGTGTTAATGTTGGGTCGAACAGGCTAGCTAACAGTCCTTGGTATGTACTGGTTAAGGAGGCGGTGAAAGGTGTAGTAGTTTCAATATTGCCAGTGTTGTACTCTAATATATAATCGCCGCCTAAAAAGGTATTTCCTGTAAGATTTGTGGAAGCTGCAATATCCGCATCTGTTAATTCACTCAAGTTTTGGACAAAAGTTTGCCCGGTTTCCCCTGCCGCTACATTACAGCCGTAAATCAGGACATCCGCTTCATCTGTAAGGGATGCTTTCCACTGTTGCAGTTCGGGTGCGTATTGAGCCAGGGAGTTTGTACTCAGAACGCTGTTACCTAACTGTAACTGGGCGACATTTCCATGAGAGATGATGCTAATGCCTGTTATATCTTTGTACTGTTCTAAAGTTTGGGTAATTTGAGTAATACCATCTTGCGTAGGATCTAAAAATATTTTGATGTCTGCTTCCAGCCCTGTGATGAGAGTGGTGGCATCAGTAACGTTGGAATCGATAAAAGCAATGGTTTGTGGGGTTGTTGCTTGGCTGGCGGTAAAAGCTGGCTGGTTTATTATATTTGGCTCTGGGATTAAGTTTGCAGTCAATGGCGATGCAAATAGTTGGCTATTCGCCGACTGATTATTGATATCTAACATATGCAAATTTCTTTCCTTTTTAATTCAATTGCCAGGAAAAAGGATTAATATTCCTTTGTTTTGAAAAGATTGGGGTGATAAGCCAAACAGTTTGACTCTTTGGCTGCCACGAGTTACGTAATTTTTAGTACTCCAGGTAATTCTCGGTTAATAAGGCTTTCAGTATCCGTACTAAATCTTGAATCAAACCTAAGGAGGATGATCGCTGTCAAGCGTTATCTTATGCTTTTGAATATTAGTATATATGCGGATAAAAAGATATTAAATAGGCGTTATTTTACACAATCTTTAAAATAATTGCCCGTATCTTTATTTTACCTTTACCTATTATTTCCGGTGTTGGTTGGTTAGTACCGAATATCACTCCGATCGGTTTTCATGGAGAAGATAGAAAGGATGAAGTCTCCGAGTCAGAATTGGCGAATTCCGAATACAAAATTCTCTGCTCCGTACAACCCCATCCTCTATAGACCCTGCTAGCAAAGCTTCCGTAACTCCGAAACAACCGAATCTTGCTCCTGTTCGGTCATTTGATGGAAAAGGGGTAATAGGATGGCGCGTTCTTGTGCTTGTTCGCTTTCTTTAAGCCGATCGCATTTTCCAACTTCACACTTACATTGTTGGCGATCGATTCCGCAAGACCAAGCTTCCTGCTGGTAGGCTGGCTCTCGGTGAGAACACATAATACCGCGTCGCGTAGAGATCCCAGCATCTAGCATCCCCTGCATTACTTGCCGTTGGTCGCATTTTTCTGGCAGCCGAACGCAGTAACTCTGCCAGTTACTTTTTGCCCATTCTGGCTCTGTAGGTAATTTCAACCCAGGTATATCTACTAGCATCTGATGATATCGTTCTGCCAGGTAACGACGACGGGCGACAATTTCCGGCAGGCGTTTGAGTTGTTCCCGTCCTACGGCGGCTTGGATGTCGGTCATCCGGTAGTTGTAGCCCAACATAGGATAGGACTCTACGATTACTTGTTTGGCTCCGTGCCGTACTGTATCGGGTACGCTCATTCCATGTTGTCGCCATAGCCGGAACTGTTTATCCCAGTCAGGATTGGAGGTGGTGAGCATTCCGCCGTCGCCAGTGGTAATCACCTTGCGGGGATGAAAGGAAAAGCAAGCGATATCCCCATGCGGCTTACCAATTTTTTCCCACTGTCCGTCCCAGAGAATTTCGCTACCGATCGCGCAAGCTGAATCTTCAATCACTGGCAATTGATGGCGGCGAGCTATATCCAGGATAGCTTTCAGGTCGCAAGGCATCCCGATTTGGTGGACGACGAGGATGGCGCGAGTGCGATCGCCGATCGCATCCTCAATTAACATCGGATTTATGTTGTAAGTTTGCGGTTCGATATCCACAAACACGGGTATCGCACCACAGTAGCGAATGCTGTTAGCCGTCGCAATATAGGAATGGCTGACTGTAATTACCTCATCTCCAGGCTTTACCCCAACAGCTAACAAAGCTAAATGCAGTGCTGTAGTGCAATTGGAGACCGCGCAAGCATATTTTGCTCCCACGTAAGCGGCGAAATCTTGCTCAAAACCAGCAACTTCTGGCCCTTGCGTGACCCAGCCTGACATAATGGCACGCTTGGCTGCTTCTGCCTCTGGTTCTCCCATCAAAGGTTTGATAATCGGGATATTTTGCATAATTGTTATTGGTTATTAGTCATTAGTCATTAGTCATTTTTAATAGGTAGTAGGTAAGATTTTTTCTCTTACCTGCTACCTAGTACCTACTACTCACTACCCGCTACCTAATTACCGGCTTTCTTTTCGTCGCGCCACCAATTCACCAGCTGTTGCAGTCCATCTTCTAAAGAGAATTGTGCTTCAAAACCCAGCAATTTCTTAGCTTTGCTCACATCTGCCAGTCGGCGTTGCACGGGGTTGACTTTCCGTTCTGGGCCATATTCCGGCTTCAGATCGGAACCCATCACTTTGGCTAAGCTATAGGCGAGGTCGTTCAAACTACTTTCCACGCCACTGGCAATATTAAATACTTCATCAGTCACGTCGGCTTTGGCAGCTAATATATTGGCTCTAGCGATATCTTCGATGTAGATAAAATCCATTGTCTGACTGCCATCACCAAAAATCAGGGGTGGCTGACCGGCGGCGATCCGATCCATCCAGCGAATCAATACTTCAGTGTAAACACCGTAAATATCCATCCTGGGGCCATACACGTTGAAATAACGCAATCCTACGTAGTCTAGTCCGTACATATCATAGAAACTACGTAGTAAGCCTTCGTTAAAGACTTTGGCTGCACCGTAGAGGGTACGGTTGTTGTAGGGGTGGTGAGATTCGGTAGTGGGAAATTCCTCTGCCATACCATAGATGGAAGCTGAGGAAGCAGCGACTACTTTTTTCACTCCCGCTTTTACTGATGCTTCTAAGACGTTGAACGTGCCATCAGCTAAGACTTCCAACGCCAAACGCGGTTCTTCTGCACATTGGGTGATGCGGATCGCTGCTTGATGAAAGACGATATCGATTCCTTGCATCGTGCGTTCTAAGAGATCGCGATCGCGAATATCCCCTTCTAAGATCGTCACCGGGCCATTTGCCAGCGCCCAAGCTAAGTTATCGCGCCTTCCGCGCGTAAAGTTATCCAAAATAACGATCTCGGCAGCTTCTTCTTTCACCAGTAAATCGGCAATATGGGAGCCAACTAAACCGGCACCACCCGTAATTAAAACTCGCTTATCTTTCATTTTCTTTATTTTCCTCTAATAACTCGTACCCTTCTCGCCAACGTAAAAATTTAGCCGGAACGCCAGCTACGATCGCATAAGGCGGCACGTCTTTGGTAACAACTGCTCCCGCTCCCACAATGCTACCTTTCCCAATGGTTACCCCTGGTAAGATCAGTGCATTCATTCCGATGTCTGCGCCTGTTTCTACTTTGACCGGTTTGATTTCCAAATCTGTTTGGATAATCGGAACGTCAATGGGTAATCCGGTATGGCTGGAACCTAAAACTTTAGCTCCCGGCCCCCAGCCGACGTAATCTTCTATAATCAAATCGCGAGCATCGAAATAGCTTTGTGGGCCGATCCAAACCTGTTTGCCAATACTGCATTTGCCATCGAATCTGCCTTGAATGTAACTTTGGGAACCGATGAAAACGCGATCGCCGATCTCGAATGTTTCTAAATGTTTAAAACCAACACCGCTACTAATCCGAATTCCATGCCCGAATTTTTTGGCAACTGCACGCCAAATAGCACGGCGCATCCGCAAATCAAAATCGCTTTCACCCATTGCAAAGCGACTATACATTTCAATTAATTCGTTGCGGCTGTATTGTTGGCGCAAATACTCGGCCATTTGAATTTCAAAATCCGGGTCTGGCTGAAATCCTTGCACGCCATGTACCGCTTTAACTATTCTACTTGTGCCTGATTCAGACATTTAGATGTTCTCATAGGGAGTAGGGGGTAGTGGTTAGTGGGTAGTGGTAAAAATTTTCCAGTTTCTGGAATCAGATTTCAACGCAACTTAAAAATTCTGAAATTCCCTACTACCCACTACCTACTAAATAATTTCGCGCAAAGCATCACAAACAATTTTTACTTGTTCGTCGGAAAGTTCCGCATACATCGGTAGCGAAAACTCTTCGTTTGCGGCTGCTTCAGAATGAGGAAAATCACCTTGTTTGTATCCTAAATCAGCATAAGCTTGCTGCAAATGTACGGGGATCGGATAGTGAATTCCTGTTTGAATGCCTCGTTCGTTTAATTTTTTTTGAATGGTGTCTCGGTGAGGCGATCGCACTGCGTAAATATGATAAACGTGATGGCTGTAAGGCATTACTTTCGGAGTAGGAATGCCCGAATCTGCTAACAGTTTGTCATACAATGCAGCGTGCGTTCTCCTAGCCTCAGTCCACCCATCTAAGTAGCGCAACTTCACCCGCAAAATCGCTCCTTGTATGCCATCCATTCGGTAGTTATAACCTTTCAGGATGTGGTAATACTTTTGCTCTTGACCCCAATCCCGCAGCATTCGCATAGTGCGGTTATATTCGGGATTATTGGTGACGATCATGCCACCTTCACCGTAAGCGCCTAAATTCTTACCGGGGTAAAAACTGAAACAACCGATATCGCCAATACCGCCCACTCTTCGTCCTTTGTATTCCGATCGATGTGCTTGGGCGGCATCTTCAATTACGATCAAACCATGACGGCGAGCAATTTCTACAATTGGGTCCATGTCTGCGGGTTGCCCGTATAGATGCACGGGCATAATAGCCTTAGTGCGGGGACCGATCGCTTTTTCAATTCGATCGACATCGATCGTGTAAGAAACCGGATCGATATCCACAAAAACCGGGGTAGCTCCGGTATAATAAATTGCCGCTACAGTAGCTACAAAGGTAAACGGTACGGTAATCACTTCGTCACCAGCACCAATACCCGCCGCCAGTAATGCCAAGTGAAGGGCGCTAGTACCTGTATTAACAGCAATGCCATATTCAGCACCACTATATTTAGCAAATTCTTCTTCTAAGAGAGCGACTTCACTACCCAAGACAAATTGAGTACTTTCTAGTACATTGGCAACAGCTGTAGTAATTTCGTCTTTAATGCTTAAGTACTGGGCTTTTAAATCTAAAAATGGAATCACGCTGCTACCTCCGCTAAGTTTAAAGGAACTAATTGACCTTGATTTTTCATCGACTGAGTAGCCGCTTCCAAAATTCTTACTACCCGCAGTCCAACTTGTCCATCAGTAATGGGACGTTCGCCTTTTTCGATGCAATTAATAAAGTGTAATCCCTCAGTTCTTAGCGCTTCTGTTACTTCTAAGCGCGGTGCCCACATATCACCAGCACGATAACCGATCAGCATCTGATACATACTTTCAGAATTGCCATTCACGGTAATTCCTTTGTCATAAATCTTCAGCTTTTCACTAGGCTCTAAATCATCATAAACAATCATACGTTGACTACCACTGATCATGGTGCGACGTACTTTCACTGGTGCCAACCAGTTAACATTGATGTGTGCGATTAAGTTATTATCAAAAAATAAGGTTAAATAAGCAATATTTTCTGGTTCTCCAGAAATATGGCTCATCCCCGTTGCCGAAACAGCGTAAGGCTGAGATGGCAATACATAATCCATAATAGAAAGGTCGTGAACTGCCAAATCCCAAATTACGTTCACATCGTGCTGGAATAGTCCTAAATTGACGCGCACGGAATCATAGTAATAAATATCGCCCAGTACTTTGGTATCGACTAGTTCGTGCATTTTGCGAACTGCACCTGTGTAAACAAAGGTGTGGTCTACCATCAATACTAGGTTGCGTTTTTCTGCTTCTTCAACTAGCTGTACTGCTTGTTGTGAGGAGACAGTCATCGGCTTTTCTACCATGACGTGCTTACCAGCTTTTAAGGCTGCTAAAGCTAAATCGAAATGAGTAGAAACTGGTGTAGCAATTGCCACTGCATCAATTTTGGGGTCTGTAAAAATATCTCGACAGTCTGTAGTGGTTTGGATGGTGGGATAACGCGCCTGCACTTTAGCTAATAATTCTGGTTTGAAGTCGCTAACTGTTCTGACTTGTGCGTCGGGAATTTCGGCAAAATTTCTAACTAAATTAGGCCCCCAATAACCGTATCCAATTACCCCGATGTTAATCACAGCTTCATTCCTTTTTTTATACTAATAATTTGGTTTTAATGAAAATGAAAAAATGTTTTGCCATCAAAAATTAATTAATGATTTGATGTTTCCTCCTGTTTGATTTGGGTTGGTTCGCGATCGCGCACGTCACCGATGACACGAGCGGGTACTCCTACTACAATGGCGTAGTCTGGGACATCCTTAGTCACTACGGCACCTGCTCCTACGATGGCATTCTTGCCAATGGTTATTCCTGGCAAGACAGTTGCATTACTGCCAATGGAAGCACGGTGTTTAACCAAGGTGGTGACTGCATACCAGTCAGTTTCCTTTTTTAAACTGCCGTCTTCATTACTGGCTCTAGGATAAATATCGTTAGTAAACATGACGCCATGACCAACAAATACTTCATCTTCAATGATGACGCCTTCTGCCAAAAAACTATGGGATGAAATTTTACATCTGCTACCCACAATGACGGTTTTTTGAATTTCTACAAAAGTACCTATTTTAGTCTCGTTTCCTATTGTACAGCCGTAAAGATTAACCAGATCCGGATGATAAATACTAACATTTATCCCCAATTTCACATCAGCATTGATTGGCATTTTTATCCTGCAATTTGATTATTTATATTTTCTTGGTATTGAGAAGCTTAACTTATCATTAGATCTGAGTAAATTTGCTCGTTAATTCCTCAAATTAATCAGTTAAGTTTCTAATGAGGAATCTTTTAGAACTACTTCTGCATAACTACCGGACTCCACAATTTTTCCTTTATCCATTAAGTAAATGCGATCGCAATGTTCAACAGTTGTCAAACGATGAGCAATAATAATCATAGTTTTCGTACCGCTTAAAGACTTAATTGCTTCCGTAACCAAAGCTTCAGTTTCATTATCGAGTGCAGAAGTCGCTTCATCTAAAACTAATATTTCTCTCTCGTGATAAAGCGCTCTGGCAATTCCCACCCGTTGCCTTTGTCCGCCAGATAGCATAACTCCACGCTCACCCACTCTGGTTTTAACACCTTGGGGGAGATTTTCTATTACTTCTTCTAACTGCGCTGCTTCGATCGCTTTATTTAACCTATCTGGGTCAATAAGATTATCGGGAACACCAAAAGCAATATTTCTCTCAATAGTATCATCCATTAGGAAGATAGATTGAGGAATATAACCTATTATATTTTGCCATGAACGTACATTTTCGTAGATAGATTTGTTGTCTACTTTGATATCTCCTAAATTTGGTTTTAATAATCCTAAAATTACATCAACTAAAGTCGTTTTACCTGCTCCTGATTTGCCAATCAAAGCAATAGATTTACCTTTGGGAATTGTCAAAGATATTCCATCTAGGGCTTTTCTAGAGGCATTAGGATAACAATAGGTGACTTCATCTAAAATAATTTCATTGGTAAAGTCTATTTTGCGATCGCGTGAATTGGAATGAGTTATAGACTCGGAAGCTGATTCATGTTCAATGGTTTCTAATTCCTTCAAGTCAGAGTAAAGTTGATTTAGTGAATAACTAGAGTTACGCAAAATACTGAGCCCATTGGCAAGATTGGTGAAGGCTGGTATCAATCGGATCGATGCTAATGCAAAAATACTTAAAGTTGAGGTTAGTTCTTGTATATTTTGGTTGAATAGTAGAGATATCGATATAAAACCAATCAAAAAAGCGATAAGAAGCGTCTCAACTATGAAGCGAGGCGAAAACTTAAAGATATAAAATCCTATTGATGCTTTTGCGTATCTTCTTGCCTGTATGATGGTTTCTTTTTCATAATATTGACCACATCCTATAATTCGCGTTTCCTTAAATCCTCCTAAACCATGATTAATACAGCGAATAATTTCTTGATCCGCTTGATACAGTTCTTTCCCCCAAAAATTCATTTTCTCTTTAAATAAATTAAAGACTAAAACTAAGGGGGTTATGATGAATAACAAGGATAATACTGCAAAGGGACTAACTATACAAAGTAATATAGATATAAAAATGATATTAATTGTGTTAGAAGCAGAAGTGAGTAAAGTACTTAATATTGTATTAGCGAACAAGGCAGTTTGACCGCTAATGTTCTGAATGATTTGAGCGCTATTTTTGCTGAGGTACAATGTATATGGAGCTTCTAAGTAACCGTGCATCAATCTAGCGATCAACTTTTCCTTTTGAATGTAGCTAAACTTAAAAACGCGAGCATTATTATACCAAGTAATCAGTGATTTGATACAAAATACAATAACAATTAAGCAACCAAATAAAACGATAAATTTATTCTTTTCTGTAAATCCTAGCTGAGTGTAAGCCAAGTTCAACCAGTAATTTTGATGAATTAGATCGGGATTACTAGCCAAGGCGATAAATGGGCCAATAATTCCAATTCCACCAACTTCTATAAAAGATACGAAAATAAATGCTAAACCCCAAGGAATTAAAATTATTTTATTTGAAGGAAATACGTATAAGAATTTTGAAAAATATTTCACCATAAAAATAATTTCTTTCTTTATTTTGGCAAGTAAAATAGCTGAAATTAATTCTTTTCTAAGATAAGCGAACCAAAAAACAAACAAGTTTAAAGTACTTTGACAAGTGCGCTAATTTAGGGCTGGGTGTTTAAGCGATCGCACTCATAAACTAGAGAGCGACCCTACTTTGATTACGGAAATTTATCTACCATAAGGTGTACGTAAATTTACTATTTTCACGATAAGACTTAAAAAGGGAAATTCGATCTATTTCAGGCAAAATTTATCCAAAATTCATAAACATACTGAGATTTGTAAAGATTAGATGAATTTTTGAGTAAATTACTTACGTAATATATACTTTAGAGTTATGTTAAGCAGATAGATTAAGAAAATATACTTAAAAAAGTTTTTTTACCCAAACGTGGCTTATGGTAGAGTATTCTCAGCAAAGTGGGTAGATATAAACAAGCATTCCCATAATATAGCTAATGGCTAAGAGCTAATATTACGAAGGTAATTAGCAATTATTCATTAGTTTTTATTATTTATCTTGTTTTTTTTCGTTGGCTTAAGTTGGTTGATTAAGAGAGTTTTAAAGTAATTACTCATCCAAAAAACTTTAAACTTTTAGTTCCGGGAATCTGAATTAATGAAGTACACCTTAAGCTTAATAACCGAAGTTATTAACAAACTAACAGTAAGTTTCCAAAAAGCTACTATCTGTATAAATTTGGAGAGCATTTCACTCTCAATTGGAAGCGTTACTTTGGGCTTGCTGGTAATGCCTCAGGTTACCTATGGTGCTGCATTACCAGGCAATTCTAACGTTACCGATGTTACAGCTTTCGGAGCTAAAGGAGATGGCATCACAGATGATACTCAAGCAATTCAGCGAGCTTTAGAACAAGGTAACCGATTTATTTATTTACCAAACGGTACTTATTTAGTTTGCGACACTCTGAAAATTGCACAGACTCGCAAGCGATATTTTTTCCAAGGGGAGAGTAGGGATGGAGCGATCGTCAAATTAAAAGACAACTGTCCTAGCTTTGGCGACGGCAATAATCCCAAACCCGTAATTAGTACGGAAGGGCCTGCTGGCCAAGCTTTTCAAAACTCTATTTTTGACCTGACAGTGGACATCGGTCAAGGAAATCCAGGTGCGATCGGACTCCAATTTCTCAATAATAACCAGGGAACGATTCGTAACGTAACGGTTAAGTCCAGCGATCCCAACAAAATCGGTAGCGCGGGAATAGATTTAACCCTGCCTTGGCCTGGGCCTGGTCTGATCGAAGACGTGCAAATTATCGGTTTTGACTACGGCATCAAAAGCGGCTTTCCCGAATTTAGTATGGTTTTCGAGGATATTAATTTGCAAAACCAGAGAGTTGCAGGCATTGAAAATTGGGCTAATTTGTTGAGTATCAGGGGTCTAACTAGCAACAATTCCGTGCCAGTTATTCGTAATAAGGATGACAGGAGTTTAGTTGTGCTTTTGGATGGGGATTTCCAAGGTGGCTCCCCATCCTATTCAGCCATAGAAAATGAAAGGGGAGTGTTGTATGCTCGCAATATCACTTCATCAGGCTATCAATCTGCGATCGACAATGGCTCTGAAATTATTTCAGGTAACATTATTTCGGAGTATGTTTCCGATGGTGTGTATAGCTTGTTTCCATCACCGCAAAGCTCGTTAAATCTTCCCATTGAAGAAGTACCAACAGTTCCGGAAGACAACTTAGAAGATTGGGTGAGCGTTACTGAATATGGAGCAAAACCAGATGATGGTAAAGATGATACTGAAGCAATCCAA from Leptolyngbyaceae cyanobacterium carries:
- a CDS encoding DUF4347 domain-containing protein, with amino-acid sequence MLDINNQSANSQLFASPLTANLIPEPNIINQPAFTASQATTPQTIAFIDSNVTDATTLITGLEADIKIFLDPTQDGITQITQTLEQYKDITGISIISHGNVAQLQLGNSVLSTNSLAQYAPELQQWKASLTDEADVLIYGCNVAAGETGQTFVQNLSELTDADIAASTNLTGNTFLGGDYILEYNTGNIETTTPFTASLTSTYQGLLASLFDPTLTPSQINLTDGVGSNGDYELGMEFRSNTSGQISAIRYYKAPNETGTHIGKIWSSTGQLLA
- a CDS encoding DegT/DnrJ/EryC1/StrS family aminotransferase, giving the protein MQNIPIIKPLMGEPEAEAAKRAIMSGWVTQGPEVAGFEQDFAAYVGAKYACAVSNCTTALHLALLAVGVKPGDEVITVSHSYIATANSIRYCGAIPVFVDIEPQTYNINPMLIEDAIGDRTRAILVVHQIGMPCDLKAILDIARRHQLPVIEDSACAIGSEILWDGQWEKIGKPHGDIACFSFHPRKVITTGDGGMLTTSNPDWDKQFRLWRQHGMSVPDTVRHGAKQVIVESYPMLGYNYRMTDIQAAVGREQLKRLPEIVARRRYLAERYHQMLVDIPGLKLPTEPEWAKSNWQSYCVRLPEKCDQRQVMQGMLDAGISTRRGIMCSHREPAYQQEAWSCGIDRQQCKCEVGKCDRLKESEQAQERAILLPLFHQMTEQEQDSVVSELRKLC
- a CDS encoding SDR family NAD(P)-dependent oxidoreductase, translated to MKDKRVLITGGAGLVGSHIADLLVKEEAAEIVILDNFTRGRRDNLAWALANGPVTILEGDIRDRDLLERTMQGIDIVFHQAAIRITQCAEEPRLALEVLADGTFNVLEASVKAGVKKVVAASSASIYGMAEEFPTTESHHPYNNRTLYGAAKVFNEGLLRSFYDMYGLDYVGLRYFNVYGPRMDIYGVYTEVLIRWMDRIAAGQPPLIFGDGSQTMDFIYIEDIARANILAAKADVTDEVFNIASGVESSLNDLAYSLAKVMGSDLKPEYGPERKVNPVQRRLADVSKAKKLLGFEAQFSLEDGLQQLVNWWRDEKKAGN
- a CDS encoding acyltransferase; its protein translation is MSESGTSRIVKAVHGVQGFQPDPDFEIQMAEYLRQQYSRNELIEMYSRFAMGESDFDLRMRRAIWRAVAKKFGHGIRISSGVGFKHLETFEIGDRVFIGSQSYIQGRFDGKCSIGKQVWIGPQSYFDARDLIIEDYVGWGPGAKVLGSSHTGLPIDVPIIQTDLEIKPVKVETGADIGMNALILPGVTIGKGSIVGAGAVVTKDVPPYAIVAGVPAKFLRWREGYELLEENKENER
- a CDS encoding DegT/DnrJ/EryC1/StrS family aminotransferase — protein: MIPFLDLKAQYLSIKDEITTAVANVLESTQFVLGSEVALLEEEFAKYSGAEYGIAVNTGTSALHLALLAAGIGAGDEVITVPFTFVATVAAIYYTGATPVFVDIDPVSYTIDVDRIEKAIGPRTKAIMPVHLYGQPADMDPIVEIARRHGLIVIEDAAQAHRSEYKGRRVGGIGDIGCFSFYPGKNLGAYGEGGMIVTNNPEYNRTMRMLRDWGQEQKYYHILKGYNYRMDGIQGAILRVKLRYLDGWTEARRTHAALYDKLLADSGIPTPKVMPYSHHVYHIYAVRSPHRDTIQKKLNERGIQTGIHYPIPVHLQQAYADLGYKQGDFPHSEAAANEEFSLPMYAELSDEQVKIVCDALREII
- a CDS encoding Gfo/Idh/MocA family oxidoreductase, which encodes MINIGVIGYGYWGPNLVRNFAEIPDAQVRTVSDFKPELLAKVQARYPTIQTTTDCRDIFTDPKIDAVAIATPVSTHFDLALAALKAGKHVMVEKPMTVSSQQAVQLVEEAEKRNLVLMVDHTFVYTGAVRKMHELVDTKVLGDIYYYDSVRVNLGLFQHDVNVIWDLAVHDLSIMDYVLPSQPYAVSATGMSHISGEPENIAYLTLFFDNNLIAHINVNWLAPVKVRRTMISGSQRMIVYDDLEPSEKLKIYDKGITVNGNSESMYQMLIGYRAGDMWAPRLEVTEALRTEGLHFINCIEKGERPITDGQVGLRVVRILEAATQSMKNQGQLVPLNLAEVAA
- a CDS encoding acyltransferase, producing MPINADVKLGINVSIYHPDLVNLYGCTIGNETKIGTFVEIQKTVIVGSRCKISSHSFLAEGVIIEDEVFVGHGVMFTNDIYPRASNEDGSLKKETDWYAVTTLVKHRASIGSNATVLPGITIGKNAIVGAGAVVTKDVPDYAIVVGVPARVIGDVRDREPTQIKQEETSNH
- a CDS encoding ABC transporter ATP-binding protein, which translates into the protein MFVFWFAYLRKELISAILLAKIKKEIIFMVKYFSKFLYVFPSNKIILIPWGLAFIFVSFIEVGGIGIIGPFIALASNPDLIHQNYWLNLAYTQLGFTEKNKFIVLFGCLIVIVFCIKSLITWYNNARVFKFSYIQKEKLIARLMHGYLEAPYTLYLSKNSAQIIQNISGQTALFANTILSTLLTSASNTINIIFISILLCIVSPFAVLSLLFIITPLVLVFNLFKEKMNFWGKELYQADQEIIRCINHGLGGFKETRIIGCGQYYEKETIIQARRYAKASIGFYIFKFSPRFIVETLLIAFLIGFISISLLFNQNIQELTSTLSIFALASIRLIPAFTNLANGLSILRNSSYSLNQLYSDLKELETIEHESASESITHSNSRDRKIDFTNEIILDEVTYCYPNASRKALDGISLTIPKGKSIALIGKSGAGKTTLVDVILGLLKPNLGDIKVDNKSIYENVRSWQNIIGYIPQSIFLMDDTIERNIAFGVPDNLIDPDRLNKAIEAAQLEEVIENLPQGVKTRVGERGVMLSGGQRQRVGIARALYHEREILVLDEATSALDNETEALVTEAIKSLSGTKTMIIIAHRLTTVEHCDRIYLMDKGKIVESGSYAEVVLKDSSLET
- a CDS encoding glycosyl hydrolase family 28-related protein, giving the protein MPQVTYGAALPGNSNVTDVTAFGAKGDGITDDTQAIQRALEQGNRFIYLPNGTYLVCDTLKIAQTRKRYFFQGESRDGAIVKLKDNCPSFGDGNNPKPVISTEGPAGQAFQNSIFDLTVDIGQGNPGAIGLQFLNNNQGTIRNVTVKSSDPNKIGSAGIDLTLPWPGPGLIEDVQIIGFDYGIKSGFPEFSMVFEDINLQNQRVAGIENWANLLSIRGLTSNNSVPVIRNKDDRSLVVLLDGDFQGGSPSYSAIENERGVLYARNITSSGYQSAIDNGSEIISGNIISEYVSDGVYSLFPSPQSSLNLPIEEVPTVPEDNLEDWVSVTEYGAKPDDGKDDTEAIQKAIDSGKLTVYFPKGSYQISSTIHLRGNVQRITGLGSIFTVKDPLSSQNQPVFRLEDGKQNVVILERFWGDYGGKEFYWVEHASSRTLVLQNIAVGSGKAYRNTGYGRLFIKDVAASDWVFNHQQVWARQLNPERDSIKIVNNNSSLWILGMKTEDPGIAIQTIGGGKTEVLGGLLYPGSGIIPDDQPAFINDESQLSIVIGESHYGGGRYKTFVKETRNGETKTLLSDILPGRGSAKMIPLYVGYQDSPPTNPGRVNEPGFVASLFLFGLGFLIRKRKA